The Streptomyces sp. SS1-1 genome has a segment encoding these proteins:
- a CDS encoding LysR family transcriptional regulator, translating into MSEQAGETYRAGSVAHRVPDLGAMELLLAVARLGSLGGAARELGITQPAASSRIRSMERQLGVALVDRSPRGSRLTDAGALVTDWARRVVEAAQAFDAGAQALRVRRDSRLRVAASMTIAEYLLPGWLLALRAQRPDTAVSLHAGNSAAVADRLLSDEADLGFVEGLTVPTGLDSVVIAHDNLIVVTAPGHAWSRRRRPLDAAELAATPLILREKGSGTRQVLDAALGGLARPLIELSSTTAVKAAAVGGAGPAVLSELAVGEELSMRRLVAIPLAGVSLARDLRAVWPTGHRPVGPARELLSLTRG; encoded by the coding sequence ATGAGCGAGCAGGCGGGGGAGACGTACCGCGCCGGGTCCGTGGCGCACCGCGTCCCCGACCTGGGCGCGATGGAACTGCTGCTGGCGGTGGCGCGGCTGGGCAGTCTGGGCGGGGCGGCACGGGAGCTGGGCATCACGCAGCCGGCGGCGAGCAGCAGGATCCGGTCCATGGAACGGCAGTTGGGGGTCGCGCTCGTCGACCGGTCGCCGCGCGGCTCACGGCTGACCGACGCCGGGGCGCTGGTGACGGACTGGGCGCGGCGGGTCGTGGAGGCGGCGCAGGCGTTCGACGCGGGGGCGCAGGCTCTGCGGGTACGGCGGGACTCGCGGCTGCGGGTCGCGGCGAGCATGACCATCGCGGAGTACCTGCTGCCGGGCTGGCTGCTCGCGCTGCGCGCCCAGCGGCCGGACACGGCGGTGTCGCTGCACGCCGGGAACTCGGCGGCCGTCGCGGATCGGTTGCTGTCCGACGAGGCGGACCTGGGGTTCGTCGAGGGGCTGACCGTGCCGACCGGGCTGGACTCGGTGGTCATCGCCCACGACAACCTGATCGTGGTGACCGCGCCCGGACACGCCTGGTCGCGGCGGCGCCGGCCGCTGGACGCGGCGGAGCTGGCGGCGACGCCGCTGATCCTGCGGGAGAAGGGCTCGGGCACCCGGCAGGTCCTGGACGCGGCGCTGGGCGGCCTGGCCCGGCCGCTGATCGAACTGTCCTCCACGACGGCGGTCAAGGCCGCCGCCGTCGGCGGCGCCGGCCCCGCTGTCCTCAGCGAACTCGCGGTCGGCGAGGAACTGTCCATGCGCCGCCTCGTCGCCATCCCCCTCGCCGGTGTCTCCCTGGCCCGAGACCTCCGAGCGGTCTGGCCCACGGGCCACCGGCCGGTGGGGCCGGCACGGGAGTTGCTGTCGCTGACGCGGGGGTGA